Proteins from a genomic interval of Macrobrachium nipponense isolate FS-2020 chromosome 33, ASM1510439v2, whole genome shotgun sequence:
- the LOC135202845 gene encoding putative leucine-rich repeat-containing protein DDB_G0290503 — protein sequence MKEQESLKIETEKEINDLISLNREKEEHLKQFEAEVIACGQTIEGLENEVVALMKEKDSLKMEMEKEISDLISLNMEKKEQLEQFKTEAMACAQTIEGLENEVVTLMKEKECLKIEWEKEISDLISLIMEKEEHLKQFEAEVIACGHTIEGLENEVVHLIGEKNCQKIEMEKEIMDLKEEVTNQRDMNLEKDEEIEKFKGEVIEIGKTIEGLENEVIQLMEDNERRKAKMEKEINDLKEESIKLQSLNMVKDEEIVNSKKKVIEIGRTIEGLENEVIELIEDNERRKAKMEKEITNLKEELFYQQDMNLKKDEEIEKLKKEEMELVATIDGLKNKVIESMEENQKRKTNMKEVMNNLKELINVHDMKMENDIE from the coding sequence ATGAAAGAACAGGAGAGCTTGAAAATTGAAACGGAGAAGGAGATAAACGACCTCATATCTCTGAACAGGGAAAAGGAGGAGCACCTGAAACAGTTCGAAGCAGAAGTCATTGCTTGTGGACAAACGATTGAAGGCCTGGAAAATGAGGTCGTAGCCTTGATGAAAGAAAAGGACAGCCTTAAAATGGAAATGGAGAAGGAAATATCTGACCTCATATCTCTGAACATGGAAAAGAAGGAGCAGCTGGAACAGTTCAAAACAGAAGCCATGGCTTGTGCACAAACAATTGAAGGTCTGGAAAATGAGGTCGtaaccttgatgaaagaaaagGAGTGCTTGAAAATTGAATGGGAGAAGGAAATATCTGACCTCATATCTCTGATCATGGAAAAGGAGGAGCACCTGAAACAATTCGAAGCAGAAGTCATTGCTTGTGGACATACGATTGAAGGCCTGGAAAATGAGGTCGTCCACTTGATAGGAGAAAAGAATTGCCAGAAAattgaaatggaaaaggaaataatggaCCTGAAAGAAGAAGTGACTAACCAGCGAGATATGAACTTGGAAAAGGATGAGGAGATTGAAAAATTTAAAGGGGAGGTAATTGAAATTGGAAAGACAATTGAAGGTCTGGAAAATGAGGTCATCCAGTTGATGGAGGATAATGAGAGGAGGAAAgcaaagatggaaaaggaaataaatgacctCAAAGAAGAGTCGATAAAGCTCCAATCACTGAACATGGTAAAGGACGAGGAGATTGTAaactcgaaaaagaaagtaattGAAATTGGAAGGACAATTGAAGGTCTGGAAAATGAGGTCATCGAGTTAATAGAAGACAATGAGAGGAGGAAagcaaagatggaaaaagaaataacaaaccTCAAAGAAGAGTTATTTTACCAGCAGGATATGAATTTGAAAAAGGACGAGGAGATTGAAAAgttgaaaaaggaagaaatggaattgGTAGCGACAATTGATGGCCTGAAAAATAAGGTCATCGAGTCGATGGAGGAGAatcaaaagaggaaaacaaacatGAAAGAGGTAATGAACAACCTCAAAGAGTTAATCAATGTTCAcgatatgaaaatggaaaatgatatAGAATAA